The stretch of DNA CAATTTTAGTATTATTAACAGCTAAACAACCCCACGATCTATACGATATGCATCAGGGGATTTGGCGTTGGCAATCGGAAGTAAAAGTCAGTCTTCATTTAACTAAAATATTAGAAAAAATGCTGGCTTATCATCCTCGCGATCGCTATCAATCTGCTCAACAAGTTATTAAAGCATTAGAAGTCAATCAAATTTCAATTGTGAGTAATTTTGTTTCTAAAATACGTACTTTAATAGTTGCGCCAGGAAATCCTGAAACGCAAAATAATCCTAATCATCCTCTTAGTCAGATTGCGTCTCACGTTAATACTAATATTTCTCGGCTCAAAACCAAAGCACTAACTGTTTCTCGTCAGATTACCCAACCACCTCCAGAAGTCAGTAAAGTATCTCATTTTAGTAAATTGGGATTAGTTGCCACAGGACTAATTATTTTACCAGGAATTTTAACCTTTACTTTGATCAGAAATTTGCTTTCTACTCCCAATAATTTTCCTAATTTAACTAATAGTTCTCTTAGCCAACAAGAACAAGATGTTCAACAAGAAATTTACGAACGTCTTCAGTTATTAAAACTTAATCCTGGCAATTTTTATGGACAAGTAGACGAAGAATTTTATCGTCGTTATCCTCAATTAAAAAATGTGCAATTAACAGGGCAATTAGAACATCGCCAGTATCGAGAAATATGGTATAAAATTGCTGATACTTTGTTACAAGAACAAGAAAAAAATATTTCAATTAATAATTGATTTTTTTATTTACTAATTACTACTTATGAGGGATTAATAATCAACAATTAACAATTGACAATAGGCAAAGTAATTGTAAAAATTGTTCCGACATTTAATTCTGATTCAAAACAAATCTCTCCTTGATGAATTTCGACATATTTTTTCACAATTGCTAATCCCAAACCAGTACCAGGTAAAGTACCAACATTAGTAGCACGATGAAAACATTCAAACAAAGAACTACGATCTTCTGGAGGAATACCAATACCGCGGTCGCAAACTTGTAAAATAACTTGATCACAAGAACCTTTTACATTTAAATTAATTAGACCACCATCGGTCGAATATTTAACGGCATTAGAAAGCAAATGAGTAAGAATTTGTCTGACAATGTTTTCATCTAAATAAATGTTTTCTTGTTCACCTTGATAATCAAACAAAATTTGATGTTTTTGAGCAGGAGTTACTCGAAAATTATTAACTAATTGTTGGCAGAGTTGAAATAGATTAATATGACTAGGTGCAAAAATTACTTCTTTCGATTCAACCTGATCAACAACTAAAACATCTTCGACTAAATTAGTCATATGTTCAGTTGCAGTACGAATTTTGTGAAAACAAGCTTCTTTTTGTTCTAAACTAAGTTTGCCTTCTTGACTCTCTAGCAAATCAACGGCTAAAGAAATAATTGTTAGAGGAGTACGATATTCATGAGAAATTGTGCGAACAATGCGAGTTTTTAATTCATTAAATTCTTTTTCTTTGGCTAAAGCTTGACGAATTCTTTTATTTTCTAGACGATTTTTTTCTTCTTGAAGTAACATTTGTAATTGCTGGACATAAGTAGAAGCTTGATTAGCAATTTTGTATAAAATACGGATATGCTCTTCTGTAAATTGTTTAGCTTTTTCTGTACCAACAAACAACAAGCCAACAATCTGTTTTTCTTCTGGAAAATGAGCAATAATAGGAACAAAAAAATGAGAGCCAATTTGTTGAATTTGTAGCTCAGATGATGATTGAATTTGATAATTAAGATTGTGTAAACAAAGAGGTAGGTTCAGTAAATCTAATCCATTTACTTTAAGCATACTCTCTACAAGTCGTTGCTGAATTTCTAACTGAGCAGTAGTAGCAAGAGGACGATTGGCATTAAGAAATAGTTCGCATATTTTTGGTTCGAGTAAAATTCCTCCTGTTACATCGCAAGGAACAACCGTATGCAAATACTTTAGCATTGAGCGAAATAAATCTTCATAACTTAAAGTAGAGCCAATTTGTCGTGAAAGATCGTAGCAAAGCTCTAGTTCAAATATTTTTTGGTCGAGTTGAGCTTCTAGTCGTTGTTCAAATTCAGTTTCTAATTGAGATAATTTTTGTTGAGTGGCAAGTAAAGTAGAAGTTAGCTGCTGATTTTTTAATTGTTCTTCTTGTAATTGAAGTTTTAATGACTCTACATTTGAGTTATTTAAATCATTTGAACTATTGTCTCTTGTTTGAGCTTTTATTTCCTCTCCATTATTTGGTGATTGATTACTATCTACCATCGAAATTTGTGTTTAAAACTAAAAATTATTTAAGCGATTTTATTAGTAATAGTTTAGAACTATTATTCCCTAGAGTCTTAGTTTAATTTTTTACTAGGTATTTGTATTTATATAACAAAATTTAGTTGCTTGTTTTACAAAACTTCAACTTTTTCAAAACTGTCTTAAAAAAATCTAAAATTTTTGTATTGATAGTTGCATCACAATTGCCTTTTTCCTAGGCATTATTTGGGATTTTTTGTTTAGAGTTTCATCACAGTAGCTGGAAGGGATCGTCGAGATAGGATATAAATTTAACTTGATTAAGTTGCTACTAAAAGATGTCAATCTTTATTACCTTCGTTAATATCTACTTAAATTACCTCAACAACTATACCGATCGCAGGAAACTAAGCTTAAATAAAGGGGAAAAGCTCGCTTCATTTCGTGT from Stanieria cyanosphaera PCC 7437 encodes:
- a CDS encoding GAF domain-containing sensor histidine kinase, with translation MVDSNQSPNNGEEIKAQTRDNSSNDLNNSNVESLKLQLQEEQLKNQQLTSTLLATQQKLSQLETEFEQRLEAQLDQKIFELELCYDLSRQIGSTLSYEDLFRSMLKYLHTVVPCDVTGGILLEPKICELFLNANRPLATTAQLEIQQRLVESMLKVNGLDLLNLPLCLHNLNYQIQSSSELQIQQIGSHFFVPIIAHFPEEKQIVGLLFVGTEKAKQFTEEHIRILYKIANQASTYVQQLQMLLQEEKNRLENKRIRQALAKEKEFNELKTRIVRTISHEYRTPLTIISLAVDLLESQEGKLSLEQKEACFHKIRTATEHMTNLVEDVLVVDQVESKEVIFAPSHINLFQLCQQLVNNFRVTPAQKHQILFDYQGEQENIYLDENIVRQILTHLLSNAVKYSTDGGLINLNVKGSCDQVILQVCDRGIGIPPEDRSSLFECFHRATNVGTLPGTGLGLAIVKKYVEIHQGEICFESELNVGTIFTITLPIVNC
- a CDS encoding serine/threonine-protein kinase, yielding MARSSALLRDGTILNDRYRIIREIGRGGFGRTYLAEDTQRYREKCVLKEFAPQVENDRDLHKAEELFEREAGILYQLKHEQIPRFEALLKTRISGKESLFLVQEYIEGDSYWDLLKRTGKFSEVEVTQLLKQLLPVLEYIHSENLIHRDISPDNLILREKDEQPVLIDFGCVKLAANAVSKSTGQSITLIGKKGYAPEEQMRSGQAFPSSDLYSLGVTILVLLTAKQPHDLYDMHQGIWRWQSEVKVSLHLTKILEKMLAYHPRDRYQSAQQVIKALEVNQISIVSNFVSKIRTLIVAPGNPETQNNPNHPLSQIASHVNTNISRLKTKALTVSRQITQPPPEVSKVSHFSKLGLVATGLIILPGILTFTLIRNLLSTPNNFPNLTNSSLSQQEQDVQQEIYERLQLLKLNPGNFYGQVDEEFYRRYPQLKNVQLTGQLEHRQYREIWYKIADTLLQEQEKNISINN